Below is a genomic region from Nitrospirota bacterium.
AGGAACAAATAAAGATAGCAGTTGGTATCCCACTATCATTCAGGCAATCAGACATAACAGTTAAGGGACATAGTATAGAGTGTCGTATAAATGCTGAAGATTCAACAAATTTTATGCCATCTTCAGGTAGGATTACGGCGTGTAATATTCCAGGTGGTATGGGTGTAAGGGTTGATACTGCGATTTACAATAACTACAAGATACTCCCATATTATGACTCATTAATAGCAAAACTTATTGTCCATGCCGATAATCGCCAGGATGCAATCTTGAGGATGATGCGGGCACTGGATGAGTTTATCATTGAAGGTATAAATACAACAATTCCTCTCCACAAGAAGATACTGAGGGATCAGGACTTCCAGAAAGGCAAATTCTCAACCAATTTCCTTGATAAATTTAAATGAAACCGTCACCCCCTACCCGCAATTCATCACCCATAAAAGGTCTATATATTATAACTGATGCCAGATTCGGGCTCGGTCACATAGAGATGGCAGAAAGGGTGTTGAGGGCAGGAGTCAGGATTATTCAGTTTAGGGAAAAGGATCTGTGCAGGAAGGAGATGTTTGAGACTGTCCTGATGCTGAGGAATGTTTCACGCATTTATAAAGCCATCCTTATAATCAATGACCATGTTGATATAGCGGCTGCTGTGGATGCAGATGGTGTGCATCTCGGACAGGATGACCTTTCAATAGATGTATCACGGAGAATACTCGGTTCAGATAAAATTATAGGTATATCTACACATAACCTCGCTGAGGCATTAGAGGCTCAAAGGGCAGGAGCGGATTATATTGGGCTTGGAGCAATGTTTCCGAGTGATACAAAGAAAGAGGCGAAGGTCTGTGGGATAGAGATGCTGAGGACAATTAGACCACATATTACTATTCCAATCGTTGCCATTGGTGGTATAACCCCTGAGAATGTTACAGAAATAGTTAAGGCAGGTGCAGATGCGGTTGCAGTCGCATCTGCAGTGAGCCTGCCAAAAAACTCTCTGGAAAATACCATCCATATTTTTATGGAAGCCTTTTCTACTCCTCGATAACTTTTAATTTGATATTTTTAGCATTTTCTCACAATTTCTGCATCAAATTCGGGAAAGTCTCCCAAAAATTGCTTGACAAACAAAATTTAGTATGATATAAACTTCAAAACTTTATAGTTTCGAAACAAATAAACTATGAAACCATTAAAGTGTGAACCCCGCACCACGCCTTTACAGGTGTGGCTTCAGGGTTATTACCCTTCGGGATCAATGACCATTCCTCCACGAGTTTACACCCGTGCCCCGACACCAAAAGTTTTTGGTGCGGGGCGTGGCTTCCTTGTGGTGCGGGGTGAAATAGATAATTGAGATGGAAAGAGAAAAGAAAGAGATGGATAAAAAATTATATGAGCTCCATGCAGAGATATGCAAGATATTCGCAAACCCTAAAAGACTTGAGATACTTAATGCACTTAGAGAAGGAGAGCTTACAGTAAGTGATCTTGTTGAGATACTCGGCACATCGAAGGCAAATGTATCCCAGCATCTTGCTTTACTCAGAGGGAAAGGGATTCTCAGGACAAGGCGTGAAGGTCTCAACATCTACTATAGCGTCGCAAATCCGAAGGTTATCCAGGCATGTATCCTTATGCGTGAGGTTCTGATTGAGCAACTTAATGAAGGTCACAGGCTTGCTAAACATCTTGCAGCGAATGTCAGTGATTAGTGTAAGTTAGTTGAAACCTTTTTAAAATCTCTTTTTTGGA
It encodes:
- the thiE gene encoding thiamine phosphate synthase, which encodes MKPSPPTRNSSPIKGLYIITDARFGLGHIEMAERVLRAGVRIIQFREKDLCRKEMFETVLMLRNVSRIYKAILIINDHVDIAAAVDADGVHLGQDDLSIDVSRRILGSDKIIGISTHNLAEALEAQRAGADYIGLGAMFPSDTKKEAKVCGIEMLRTIRPHITIPIVAIGGITPENVTEIVKAGADAVAVASAVSLPKNSLENTIHIFMEAFSTPR
- a CDS encoding metalloregulator ArsR/SmtB family transcription factor, coding for MEREKKEMDKKLYELHAEICKIFANPKRLEILNALREGELTVSDLVEILGTSKANVSQHLALLRGKGILRTRREGLNIYYSVANPKVIQACILMREVLIEQLNEGHRLAKHLAANVSD